DNA sequence from the Aliidongia dinghuensis genome:
GTAGTCGCGCCGATTCACAAGACCGCTCGTCGCTGCGGGTGGCAACAGACGCACCGCATCTGTCAGCCAGTCACCGCCCCAGAAGCAGGCGAGATCGCATATTCCCATCTGAACGCCACATTGGCGATTGACTGGAGTTTCTTGGACGACCCTGCGCCTGAGCCGCCGTCGCAGATCCCAAATTCTGCCCCTTGAGCTTGGAGCGTTTGGATGATTGCAGAGAAGTCCGAATCGTTTGTGATTAGAAGGAAGCGTCGGCAACCGTCGAAGAATTGCTCTACGATAGTGCTGACAATGGAGACGTCGACAATACTTTTTTGCCGGGCGATGACCGTTGAGTCGAATTTCAGCAACGCGAGATCGTGAAATGAAAATCCGTCAAGATCATCAATATTTGCGCCATTAAGCAATTCATCACGAGCTTCGACGAACGAATCTAGAAACGAGATTTTGTATCCAGAATCCTGTATTCTTTTTTGTTCCGCCTCGCTGAGCCACGCGTCTTGGTAGAATATCGGAAAAGCGCCAGATTCTATGCCAATCTTATTGCCGTAAAGCACTCCTATGCTGCCAATCAAGTCATTTAGTTCGTGAATGCTAGGCCAGCGGCGATGCGCACGCTTGAAGCCTAAGCGAAGGTGGTACCCGTCGACTATGACGCAGAAATCAAAGTTCAAATGAATTTCGGTGAGTTCAATATTGCTCATTTTGTCCTCAGATGTCGTAAGGCGGTCGTATTTACTTATATTCGATTCATGCGGTTAGGCGCTCGATCTATGGCAATCTTTAGGTTTGCGCAAAGTATAGGGTCACTGACCGTTAGCCGCGGGCTTGTTGCCGGTCGCGTCGGCGTCGGCCTTGCACATGTAGACGCCGGTCTTGGTCATGCCATAGTGAACCGTGCCGGGCATGTGGTAGATGCCGGAATCGGTGTTGAGCCACACAACGCCCAAGGGCAGTGTTTCTGCGCACCGGTCACGGTCTTGTAGGTTGGGGGCTTGGCGAGCGCGGGAGAGGCGATAAAAGCAAAGGCGGCGACGGCAAAAAAAGTACGAGAAAGGTTCATTTCCGAACTCCAGTTTCTTGTGCCCGCATGATGGCGAACCGAGAAGGCCTCGTAAAGCCAGAGATAGAGTTAAAGCAGGCGCTCATCACCCTGGATTGACCAATGCTGCCGTTTCCTCGTACCGTCGCCACGTTCGAGGAGACGACTGGGGAACAAATGTTCAAGCACATCATTGCGGCACTTGCGCTCGTTTTCGCCCTTTCGTCGGCCGCTCCCGCGCTGGCGAAATCCACCCAAGGCGGTCACTACGCAGGCGGCCACAGCAGCAGCCACAAGGGCGGCCACTATCGGAACGCCCGCACCCACAACCACTACACCCATCACAAGAAGCACTGACGATCGCCGCCGCGGCGCATCGAGGGCCTTCGCGCCGCTTGGCGAGGGCCGCCCCGGTCGGCGACGATCGGGGCGCTCCCCGTATACCGATGAGCTACCCGTGAAATCCATTTCGCCGCTGATCGCTGGTCTCGTCACCGTCCTGGCCACTCCTGTCTCCCACGCGATGGCCTGGGGCGTCGAGGGCCATGCGGTGGTCGCCGGGATCGCCGAGGCTCACCTGACCGATGCGGCCCGCGCCCAGGTCCGGTCGCTGTGAGTCAGCACCGAAGCCTGACCCCACCGAAACTCTGCCAAATCCATTGATGGGTAACAGAAAATGTCGCCTTGCATGAGGGCACGACCGGCGCCGCTCGGATCTCGCACAAACCTCCATTCTGCCAATTCTTTCAGAATGTTAGGGCGAACGGAACGGGGGCAGGCTTCGATGCCAAATCACAGACATGGCGGGCGTTGAGCCTTCGGAAGCTCGGCTGGACCGGATGTCTTCAGTCTTCTTCCTTGCATTTCTGGAGCTTGACTCCGCGATTGCAAGGATGAACCGCGAAGTAGACGAGCTTTGCACAACCATTTCGATCGTTCCCAACGCGCAAAGAGAAGATTTATGGGAATGCGGCGAAGCTTGTCACGCGATTGGCGAAGATGTAGCAAAGTAACGGGTCTTCGAGGGTGCGCGCCGTGCCGCAGGTTACTTTTCAAATCTACAATCTCCGCCCGGTCCGCACAAAGACCGTCTATGCATTCGTCGACGCCGATATGGAAATCGGCGGCGTCGAATTTCGCGTCTGCGGGATCCAGGCCCGTCATCTGCCTGGTGGTGGCACCGCGGTTCATTTGCCGTGCTACCGGGACGTCGACGGCAGCTGGCGCGCCGCCGTCGACCTGCCCGAAGAGGTGCGGGACGCGTTGTCGGCGGCGGTTCTTGAGGTCCTGGTCGAGGAGGGCGTCGCCGTGGGTCGCGGGGAGGCCCCGAAGTCGGCTGCCGAGTAGTTCGGTTTTGCGAGAGATCGCGGCGGCTGCCCCTTGATCCTAGGATGCAGCCGTAGTCGTGGCCAGGAAGAGGCCACGTTCCAAGCGCCGGACGTCGACGGCTTCCCAGTTGGCACCGATCTGCTGGCACCGATCTGCCGAATCCACCTCGTCGCGTCTTCGGCCGTCGAGATCGTGTCAGCGCGGGCCGAGACCAGATACGAGAAGCTCTCGATACCAACGAACCTTCAGACGTCTACGCCTGGGACCTCACCGGTTCGCGCCCGGGATCATTGCCCGTTGCGGCTGGCACGGTCTCCGGCGGCATCTGCCTCCGCCTTGCAGACGAACGCCCCGTTCTTCGTGGCCCCGTACCAACGCTGCCCCTTGTAGTGATAGATGCCGGAAGGAAGATTGAGCCAGACGATGTAATCGTCCGGGCAGTGCTGTTGAGCCTGCTGCTCTGTGGGGAACTGCGCCAGCTGCGCCGCCGTCAAAGGCGCCGGTGCGGCCGTGATCAGCAGAAATCCGACGAGGACTCGAGCGAAGAACGCGCGAACCATGTTTCGTCCCTTCTTTGCC
Encoded proteins:
- a CDS encoding NYN domain-containing protein; protein product: MSNIELTEIHLNFDFCVIVDGYHLRLGFKRAHRRWPSIHELNDLIGSIGVLYGNKIGIESGAFPIFYQDAWLSEAEQKRIQDSGYKISFLDSFVEARDELLNGANIDDLDGFSFHDLALLKFDSTVIARQKSIVDVSIVSTIVEQFFDGCRRFLLITNDSDFSAIIQTLQAQGAEFGICDGGSGAGSSKKLQSIANVAFRWEYAISPASGAVTG